From the genome of Parazoarcus communis, one region includes:
- a CDS encoding SIR2 family NAD-dependent protein deacylase: MNPLSSTPGIDNRPAHAFPAALVAALREARHVVLLSGAGVSAESGVPTFRDAMTGLWSRFDPAELATPEAFERDPELVWGWYEWRRMRALQAQPNPAHLAIAGMSDHLPQLTLVTQNVDDLHERAGSDTVIHLHGSLHQPRCATCGRSHAFPDEMPNEPEGGRRLPPPRCTRCRGLIRPGVVWFGESLPEGAFYQAQEAAENCDLLISVGTSSLVYPAAGLPHLAKAHGSQLIQINPQPTNLDGHATWNVVGAAGQILPALVAAAWGSTRAQYHPGGLPACADDSQ; encoded by the coding sequence GTGAATCCCCTTTCCTCGACGCCCGGTATCGACAACCGCCCGGCGCACGCCTTTCCGGCTGCGCTCGTGGCCGCGCTGCGTGAGGCAAGACACGTCGTCCTCCTCTCCGGTGCGGGCGTTTCCGCGGAGAGTGGTGTCCCCACTTTTCGCGATGCGATGACGGGACTCTGGTCCAGATTCGATCCCGCAGAACTCGCCACGCCCGAAGCGTTCGAGCGCGACCCTGAGCTGGTGTGGGGCTGGTACGAATGGCGGCGGATGCGCGCACTTCAGGCACAGCCGAATCCTGCGCACCTGGCCATTGCCGGAATGTCGGATCATCTGCCGCAACTTACCCTGGTGACGCAGAACGTGGATGACCTGCACGAGCGCGCGGGCAGCGACACGGTGATTCACCTCCACGGCAGCCTTCATCAGCCCCGCTGCGCCACATGTGGTCGATCGCATGCATTTCCCGACGAAATGCCGAACGAACCCGAAGGCGGACGGCGCCTTCCGCCACCGCGCTGCACCCGCTGCCGCGGGCTGATCAGACCCGGCGTGGTCTGGTTTGGAGAGTCGCTGCCCGAGGGCGCTTTCTACCAGGCCCAAGAGGCCGCAGAGAATTGCGACCTCTTGATCAGCGTCGGGACATCGTCACTCGTCTACCCCGCCGCCGGCCTGCCCCACCTTGCCAAGGCGCACGGGTCGCAGCTCATCCAGATCAATCCCCAGCCGACGAATCTCGATGGACACGCAACATGGAACGTCGTTGGGGCTGCGGGCCAGATTCTGCCCGCACTTGTTGCTGCCGCATGGGGATCGACCCGTGCGCAGTACCACCCCGGCGGCCTGCCCGCCTGCGCTGACGATTCGCAATGA
- a CDS encoding SLC13 family permease, with translation MATEKPGVHAHDEDVLAPGDQRNPEYKERPPVSNHPLNGLRLAGLLAGPIVAILLLLTPEPEGMPVEAWRLVAMAVWMVIWWLSESVPIPATALLPIVLMPLLGIDKIGPVAANYGHPLIYLFLGGFLLAAGMQRVGLHRRIALRIVGVVGSSPSRIILGFMIATAFLSMWISNTATTIMMYAVGLSVIDFVARKTDDEAMVRNFGVALMLAIAYSASIGGVGTLIGTPPNALLASFLQNTYKIEISFFSWMLIGVPVVAVMLPFAWVILTRLLFPAHRIAIDDPGSVVEKELAALGSMSRGEKLVGIVFLGAAASWILRGPLAKLTGLPLDDTIIALTAALLLFAVPISRARGEFALDWEAARNVPWGVLLLFGGGLALASGFGSTGLAKWIGGAVAGVEISTIMLVLLVTVAIVYLTEITSNTASTATFLPILGAVAVGLGLDPRILTVPVALAASMAFMMPVATPPNAIVFSYEKMKLSDMVRAGFLLNLVAIAASFGLFVLLGGFVFGLKF, from the coding sequence ATGGCCACCGAGAAACCGGGCGTTCACGCCCATGACGAGGACGTCCTCGCACCGGGAGATCAGCGCAACCCCGAGTACAAGGAGCGTCCGCCGGTTTCGAACCATCCGCTGAACGGACTGCGCCTGGCGGGCCTGCTGGCCGGGCCGATCGTCGCCATCCTGCTGCTGCTCACTCCGGAACCCGAAGGCATGCCGGTCGAGGCATGGCGCCTGGTGGCGATGGCGGTGTGGATGGTGATCTGGTGGCTCAGCGAGTCGGTACCGATCCCGGCGACTGCGCTGCTCCCCATCGTGCTGATGCCACTGCTGGGCATCGACAAGATCGGCCCGGTGGCAGCCAATTACGGACACCCCCTGATCTACCTGTTCCTGGGCGGCTTTCTGCTTGCCGCGGGGATGCAGCGGGTGGGTCTGCACCGCAGAATCGCACTGAGGATCGTCGGCGTGGTCGGCTCGTCGCCGTCGCGAATCATCCTCGGCTTCATGATTGCGACGGCGTTTCTTTCGATGTGGATCTCGAATACCGCAACCACCATCATGATGTACGCCGTCGGCCTCTCGGTGATCGATTTCGTTGCCCGCAAGACCGATGATGAGGCCATGGTCCGCAACTTCGGCGTCGCGCTGATGCTCGCCATCGCCTACAGCGCCTCCATCGGCGGGGTGGGCACGCTGATCGGCACGCCCCCCAACGCGCTGCTGGCGAGCTTTCTGCAGAACACGTACAAGATCGAGATCAGCTTCTTCAGCTGGATGCTGATTGGTGTGCCGGTCGTGGCGGTGATGTTGCCGTTTGCGTGGGTCATCCTGACCCGTCTGCTGTTTCCCGCTCACCGTATCGCCATCGATGACCCCGGAAGCGTGGTCGAGAAGGAGCTTGCTGCGCTGGGCAGCATGTCGCGTGGCGAGAAGCTGGTCGGCATTGTCTTCCTGGGGGCGGCGGCCAGCTGGATACTCCGCGGCCCGCTGGCAAAGCTGACCGGCCTGCCGCTGGACGACACGATCATCGCGCTCACCGCCGCGCTGCTGCTCTTTGCGGTGCCGATTTCGCGCGCGCGGGGCGAGTTTGCGCTCGACTGGGAGGCGGCGCGAAACGTGCCATGGGGTGTCCTGCTGCTGTTCGGCGGCGGTCTGGCGCTGGCCAGCGGATTCGGCTCCACCGGGCTGGCAAAGTGGATCGGCGGTGCGGTGGCGGGGGTCGAGATCAGCACGATCATGCTCGTCCTGCTGGTGACGGTGGCCATCGTGTATCTGACGGAGATCACCTCCAATACCGCGTCGACGGCAACCTTCCTCCCGATCCTCGGCGCGGTGGCGGTGGGGCTCGGGCTCGATCCCCGGATCCTCACCGTTCCGGTGGCGCTGGCGGCGTCGATGGCCTTCATGATGCCGGTTGCCACACCGCCCAATGCGATCGTGTTCTCCTACGAGAAAATGAAGCTGAGCGATATGGTGCGGGCGGGCTTCCTGCTGAACCTGGTGGCCATCGCCGCGTCCTTCGGGCTCTTCGTTCTGCTGGGCGGCTTCGTCTTCGGACTGAAGTTCTGA
- a CDS encoding ABC transporter ATP-binding protein has translation MIRLNRLSMHYALGSTRIDILRDVDLHIRAGERVAIAGPSGTGKTSLLLLLAGLERPASGSVVFDGRSLDGLDRDQLADLRRDHLGIVFQSFHLVPSLTALDNAALPLEIAGRRDARERARAMLDKVGLGARLDHYPGQLSGGEQQRVAIARALVHEPKLVLADEPTGNLDGRTGADIGELLLNLNAETSTTLVLVTHDMSFAARCDRLLRLSGGRLSEGNAAPETGDAQPA, from the coding sequence ATGATTCGTCTGAACCGGCTCAGCATGCACTACGCGCTGGGCAGCACGCGCATCGACATTCTTCGCGATGTCGATCTCCACATCCGTGCCGGTGAGCGGGTCGCGATCGCAGGTCCGTCCGGCACCGGCAAGACGTCGCTGCTGCTCCTGCTCGCCGGCCTGGAGCGACCGGCCTCGGGCTCGGTGGTTTTCGACGGCCGATCGCTCGACGGTCTCGATCGCGATCAGCTCGCCGACCTGCGCCGGGATCACCTGGGCATCGTGTTCCAGTCCTTCCATCTGGTGCCCAGCCTCACGGCGCTCGACAATGCCGCCCTGCCGCTGGAGATCGCCGGGCGGCGCGACGCACGCGAGCGCGCGCGGGCGATGCTCGACAAGGTCGGCCTGGGTGCGCGACTGGACCATTACCCGGGACAGCTCTCCGGTGGTGAGCAGCAGCGGGTGGCCATCGCCCGCGCCCTGGTGCATGAGCCCAAGCTGGTGCTGGCAGACGAGCCGACAGGCAATCTCGATGGCCGCACCGGGGCGGACATTGGCGAGCTGCTCCTCAATCTGAACGCCGAAACCAGCACCACGCTGGTGCTGGTGACCCACGACATGAGCTTTGCCGCCCGTTGCGACCGCCTGCTGCGACTTTCCGGCGGCCGCCTCAGCGAGGGCAACGCGGCCCCGGAGACCGGCGATGCGCAGCCTGCTTAG